The window AAACTTGGCTAGTATCTCTTTTAAAAATCAAGAAGGAGCTTATTTAGCAGGCGTTGCAGCTGCCTACACCACAAAAAGCCACACAGTGGGACTTATTTTAGGACAAGACAGTAAAGAAATGGATTCCTTTAAAGCTGGTTTTACTCAAGGTGTTGCAGCTACTAGCCGTAAACTTCACAAGCATATTAAAGTATTAACCCAAACTGTAGGTAACTTTTCGGATGCTAATAAAGCTCATGATATTGCCCAGGAAATGTACAGCAAGAAAGCTGATATAATCTTTCAAGCTGCAGGCAAAAGCGGTCAAGGCGTCTTTAAGGCTGCCAAAGAAGTCAATCAAGCCAATCCGGTAGGACAAAAAGTTTGGGTTATTGGTTCAGATGAGGATCAAACAAAACTTGGAAATTACCAGGCAAAAGGCGGTCAACCAGCTAATTTTACCCTTACCTCTGTAATCAAAAGCGCAGATGTAGCTGTTGAAGATCTTGCTAATCAAACTGCTAAGGGTGATTTTCCTGGTGGAAAGAACTTAAATTACGGTCTTAAAAACAAGGGTATTTCTCTAGTACAAGGTAATTTATCTTATCACACCTGGATCAAAGTTCAGAAAGCTAAGCAGAAAATTATTGATGGTAAAATCAAAATAATGGTTGATCGCTAAAAAAGCTGTAGCATATATAAGTTCAGCACAAAAAAGTCATATTAACTTCTGGCAAAAAGTTACTTGTGGCTTTTTTTCTTTACTCTTGTTTCTCCATTAGTACTCATATTACAAAACACACTATAATATAGTTGTATAGATACAAAGAAAGCGTGTTTAAGATGGCTAATGAAAGTAAAATAGTAACTCTAAAAAATGGTTATCATGTATGGACTCGTAAAGAAGGACATGGTCCGATTAAGATTTTACTTCTGCACGGTGGTCCCGGTATGGATCATGAATATCTTGAGCCTTTTTCCGATTACATTAAAATACATCCTGAGATAGAAATTATCTATTATGATCAATTGGGATCATACTTTTCAGATCAACCTAATGATCCAAAGCTATGGACAATTCCTCGTTTTATAGAAGAAATAGAAGAAGTTCGTAAAGCATGGAATCTAGATCAATTTTATTTATACGGTCAATCATTTGGCGGATTATTTGCTTTAGAATATGCCGCTTCTAAATATGGTAAACATGTGAAAGCCCTAATTGATTCAAACATGGTCGATTCATATCAAGATTACGCAAAATATATTAATAAGTACCGCGAATCAATGGATCCTGCTGATGTTTCATATATGAAGAAGCAAGAAGAACAACACAACTATAATGATCCTCATTATCAAGAATTATTGATGAAACTATATCACCGCTGCATTTGTAGAATATCCCCATGGCCAGATGCCGTGCAAAGAACTTTTGACCATATGAATGAGCAAGTTTATGTCACCCTACAAGGACCAACGGAATTTAACATTACTGGTTCATGTAAAAATTGGACAATTCGGGATCGTTTATCCAAAATTACGATGCCTACTCTTGTATTAGGAGGAAAATATGACAGCATGAATCCAGATGACATTAAAGCTTTGGCCGATAGATTACCTAATGGCACAGCTCATATATGTCCTAATGGAAGCCACTTTTCTATCTTCGATGATCAAGAAGATTATTTTAATGCTATTACCAACTTTATTACATCAGTAGAAAAAGAATAAGAAAAAACTAGAGCTTACAAATTTAAGCTCTAGTTTTTTGTGCTATGACGATGTTATGGTAATTGTTCTGGGCTATTGAAAAATAGACTTACTGCCAATCTTCTCACATTTATCCATTTTTGGTTTCTTCTAGTAGGATTTACTCGATTAGTTAAACAAATAAAGAAAGTAGAATGATCTAAATCAAGTGCAATTGATGTTCCAGTAAATCCAGTATGCCATAAAGTTTTACTATTTTTATTCCATCTTTGCCACCCTAAAGTTCTACCCATAAAGTTATATTTAAATAGTACATTAATTATATCAGATGGAATTATCGTTTTGTCTTTATACCTTCCTTTTTGAAGATACATTATGCAGAACTTTTTTAGATCCCCAATTGTAGAAAATAATCCTGCATTACCTGAAACTCCATTTAACATATAAGCTGTTTCATCATGAACTTCGCCCTGAATCAATCCTCTTTGATCCGTCTTTTCTGTTGGTACAAAATCCTGTTTATTTTTATTTAAACAATATCCTGTACTATTCATTTTTAAAGGTTCAAAGACATGGACCTTTAAGCTTTCATCAAGAGACTCTTTATCCACTTTTTCAATAATCATCCCTAGCAAAATAAAATTAAGATCAGAATATATCATATCTGTTCCAGTTGGATAAATAAGTTTCTGTTTAAAAATAGCATCTATCACTTCATCTTTATTTGCATATGAATATACATTGGATAAATCAGCAGCCAATCCAGAATTATGAAGCAAAAGATTCTTAATAGTAATATCTGGATAACTAATTTGTGGAAAATATTTACTTACTTTATCATCTAAATCAATAATTTTCTTCCCCAATAATTGAAGTATACGACTTGTTACACCAACAACTTTAGTTAGCGATGCTAAGTCATAAACATCGCCATCTTTTAACGGTATTTCCTTGTCATAAGTTTTGTACCCTAAAAAACTAGTTTCTACTATTTTATTTTTTATATCTTCTAAGGCATAGCTTATCCCGGGCGTAGCACAATCAGTTATTGCTTGTTTCATTAATATAGATATTTCATTAGTATTTTTCATTTATATTTCTCCAAAATTAAAGCCCACTATAACTTTTCTAGCTATAGTGGGCTTCCTATTAAACACTAAGCATTTTCTTTTGCTAATCTCTTAAACTTATTCAGCGTATCAAAAAGTGCAATTATCTTTGTGCTTATAGTTGTTTTTAAAGAACTAGATTCAACCGATAAATTATTGTCAGTTAAATTAATTGCTTCAACATTATTACCTTTTGAAGCTTCTGTATTAGTAGATTTACTTGCGCTGTCTTTAGCTTCCTTTTCTAGTTGTTTCTTATCCCAAACTTTAAAGAATGGATAGTAAATAACAATAGAAATAATGACGTTAATAATAGATAAAACAGCAGCACGCCAATCAAATCCAGTTGCCATATAAGCCCCAATTGGTCCTGGTAAAGTCCATGGAACCAAAGCGATAGTACGTGATACTAAATGAAGAGCCATTGCAAAGTATGTCAAAGCACCAGTTACCATAGGTGTTACAACAAATGGAATTGCAAAGTATGGGTTTAAAACAATTGGTAAACCAAAAATAATAGGTTCATTAATGTTGAAAATACTTGGAATAATAACTGCCTTACCTAAGGTCTTACCAAATGAAGACTTAGACATAAAGGCTAACAAAATACATAGACCTAAGATAGTACCTGAACCACCAATATAAACAAACCATTGGAAGAATTGTTCAGTCATAAATCTTGGAGCATTAGCAGCGCTCACGCCATGTGCAATTGATGCCATGTTTGCATCTAGGTTCTTGTACCAGTATGGATAAATTGGAGTCGAAGTAATAGCACCATGGATACCAAATAACCAAAATAGTGAGTTAAAGAATGGTGGAATAACTGATGAAATAAAGTTATCTTTACCAAAGTTAGACAATGGTGACAATATTGCCAAAAGTCCTGCATTCAAGTCAAAATGCAATACTTCTTTAATTACCCAAGCTAAAATAATAATTACTGAAGCTGGTACCAAAGAAACAAATGAATTAGAAACTGCAGGTGGAACACCATCCGGCATCTTAATAACTAAATTCTTCTCTTTAAACCAACGAATAATTTCAACTGATATCATTGAAACTAACATTGCAGTAAACAAACCTTGTGCACCAAAATTGGTTGAAGGAAGAACTGTTCCAGCTAACATGCCAGATAATTTAGCTGCTTTAGCTGTTAAAGTACCTGGACTTACAGCTAATATAAAGAATGCCATCGTTGCAACAGTAGCTGAAGAATTTCTATCCAGTTGATAGTGCTCAGCCAATGCAGCAGCCATCGCATAGCATGAATACAAGGCCATCATACCAATAGAAAAAGTAACTGGTACTTGCAATGCAGGTAAATATGGAGTAATAAACTTTTTCCAACTATCTATTGGAAATTGAGAAATAATTGTAAAGAATGAACCGACAATAGCTACGGGAATAATAACTGCCATCCCATCTCTAATTGCCACAAAATAGCGATTACCCGCTAGTTTCGACATTTTAGAGGTGATTTTTGCGGCATTAAACTTAGCCATATTAATACCTCCCGATATATGAAACAAAAGTTAATATAACGTATGAATGAATACGCTATCACTTCTGGCTTTAATATAGCACTATTTTTCAGAAAATGAAATATTTTTTCTTAATTATGTTTATTTTATGCATTTTTAGATATTTTGTGAAATATTTTTTCAAGTTTTATTGAATAGTTACATAAAAAAAGTTACTATGAAATCGCATACAGTATTAGTAAAAAGTGCTTAGGAGGTTTCTCATGAGCTATGTAATCGGAATTGATAGTGGCGGTACCCACATAACGGCTACCGCTTATAAAGATAATATTGCAATTGCTACCACTACTGCTGGTCCAGGAAATATATTTCTGGATCCACAGCAAACCATTAAGAATTTAATTAACGTTATTACTGAAATTTCAGAAAAGTTATCATCAAATACTTGTAACTTAATTTTGATTGGAATTGCCGGACTAGAAAGTGCTGATAATCCACAGCCTTATTTAGATAAAATAAACGATCACTTCAAGTCATTAACTAAAAATATTATTTTTATAAGTGATGCCAAACTGGCTTTAATAAATGGTCTTGAAGGAAAAGATGGATTTTTAGCAATTGCCGGTACTGGATCAATTGTATATGGAAAACAAAAGAATAAATATTTACGTGCTGGCGGTTGGGGATATTTATTAGATGATATTGGTTCTGGCTATCGCATCTCCCAAGAAGCAGTTACCACCGCATTAGAAAAAATGGATCGAGGAGAAAATTCTTCTTTAACACCTGCTATTCTTGAATACTTTAAGGCGGACAATTTAAAAAATATAGTTAGTGAATATTACAAACTTAATCGTACAGAAATAGCAGCTTTTTCATTAAAGCTTGCTCAAGAAGCCGATCGGCAAAATGATGAAGCAATTATGATCTTACAACATCAGGCCGACTTATTAGCTGATGAAATTATTCACTTAATTGAACGTTATCCTCAAGAAAGTATTTCTCTAAATCTTGCCTTATCAGGATCCGTTTTAGTCAATAACCTTATTATTCAGAAAGAAATCGCATCAAAAGTAAAACATGTTTATCCTACTATAAAAATTATGGTTTCTGACAGAAGTAATACAGCAGCAGTCAATTATATTCAGTAAAGGAAGTAGTTAAGTATGACAATGAGAAATTTAGGCCTGTCAATCTATCCAGACCATAGTAATTACGATGACAATGTTCAATACCTTGAGCTTGGACATAAATATGGCTTTAAGCGTATTTTTATGAGTATGCTCGAAGTACAAGGAAGCGTAGAAGAAACTAAAGAAAAATACAAAAAGATAATCTCAATGGGAAACAGATTGGGATATCAAACGTTTCTGGATGTTTCACCACGTATTTTTAAAGATTTAAAAATTGATTATCATGATCTATCCTTTTTCCATGATATTGGGGCAACTGGATTACGATTAGACCAAGCATTTGATGGAGCAACTGAAGCTCTAATGTCTTACAATCCTTATAATTTAATTATTGAATTAAATATGAGTAATAATGTGGACTACTTAAATAACATTATTTCTTACCAAGCAAACACGCCATATATCTATGGTTGCCACAATTTTTATCCACAAAAAGGCACCGCTCTTCCTTATGATTTCTTTGTAGAATGTTCAAAACGCTTCAAAAAATTTAACATTCACACAGCTGCATTTGTTACGAGCCAAGTTGGAAAAATGGGACCATGGAATGTCACAGATGGCTTACCAACACTTGAAGAAGATCGTTACCTTCCAATTCAAGTTCAAGCAAAGCAGCTGTGGGCAACTGGATTAATTGACGATGTTATCATAGGTAACGCTTATGCATCTGGGGAAGAACTAAAAGCATTGTCTGAAGTTAATCCATATCAATTAGTTTTACATGTAAACTATGTTCCAAAGATAAACGACATTGAAAAGACAATTGTTGAAAAACCACAACATTTCCGTAGAGGCGACATGAATAGTATCGTTATTCGGTCAACAATGCCACGTGTAACTTATAAAGACATCCCTAACCCAGCTCACGATAATGAACAAGAATTTAAACGCGGGGATGTTTTAATTGGAAATGATAGCTTTGGAATATATAAAAATGAACTACAAATTGTATTAAAGCCACACATGGAATCAAGAAAAAATAAAGTCGGAGAAATTTCAAAAGATGAATTATTCTTATTAGACTTTATCAAACCGTGGACTAAGTTTAAGCTGTCATCAAAATAAAATGAGTACCATAATAACATCCACACTTTACTCTCCGCATTTAAAATTAGATTGGAACTATGATATCTATCTTCCAGATCAAGTTAATGTCCAGCAAAAGTATCCATTGCTTTTAATGCTCCATGGATTATATGGAAATCATACTAATTTTTTAGATACTAATCGTATTGACTCAAAAAATATCCTAGATAACCTAATGCGCAATACCAAAAAGAAAATTATCGTAGCTTTTGTAGACGGGTTTAATAGCTTCTACATCAACTCTCCATATGGTTTCAAAATGGAAACAGCAATTATTCAGGACTTATTACCCTATCTAATTCAGCAGTATCCTATCGCTACCAAAATTGGTATTGGTGGCATTTCAATGGGTGGATATGGTGCATCAAGACTTGCTTTAAAATATCCTCAAATATTTTCGGCAGCGTTCTTAATTTCACCTGCTGTTTGGAATATTAAACATATTCCTCATTTTATTCATAATTCTATTCATACATTTCAAGATGAACAACATAGTTGGTCAGAAAATTTCTACAATAAAATCTATCCGACTACTTATTTATCACCTATTTCAAATAAAATTAATTTTTATATTGAGAGTAGCAAAACAGATAACGTTGTTCCTATCGAAGATGTAATATGTTTTGCTCAAAAAGTTTCAAGCAACCAGAATCGTGTTCAACTAATAACTGATTCGTTTGGCGCCCACGAATGGAGCTATTGGCAAAAAGCAATAGTTCCAGCTTATATATGGATGATCGATCAATTAGAGCAGAAGAAAGGAGTGATAAATTAATGAATTTAAAAATTAAAAATATTACATGTTCCATTAAAAAAGTCCCATTAAAGAGACCGTTTATTACTGCCTTACACAAAGTCACAGAAATTGAAGGACTGAAAATTGTTGTTGAATTAAGCGACGGTCAAACAGGTACCGGAACTGCAACTCCTAATGAAAAAGTCACCGGCGACACCTTACAAAGCTCGTTAGATATTGTTAATCAAGTCATTAAACCTGCATTAATAAACCAAGACTTCAAAAATTGGAACAAACTTTTAACCACACTTCAAACCTGCATCGTTCATAATACTGCCGCAAAAGCAGCAATGGATATTGCCTTATATCAATTAAAGGCTAAAGAAAACAATGAATCTCTAGTCAACCTGCTTGGCAGTGAAAAAGGTAAATTAACAACCGACTATACAATTAGTATCGGTTCAGATGACCATATGGTTTCTGAAGCTAAATCCTTAGTTAAAGACGGCTTTACTGCTATCAAAATTAAATTAGGCAACAATTCTGTGAGTCATGATATTAAAACCATTCAAAAAATTAGTAAAGCGGTTGGTCCTGATATTTCCTTACGTATTGATTGCAATCAAGCCTGGAATTACAAAGACACTTTAAAAGCTAGTCGAATCTGGGCACAGGATAATTTAAATATTGATTTTATTGAGCAACCTGTTCTAAAAGACGCAATCTCAGATTTAACTTTATTAAGCGAAAATTCACCTTACCCAATTATGGCTGACGAAAGTGTCGCTTCATATCAAGATGCCATTAACTTAATCAAACATCACGCTTGTGACTACATCAACATTAAGTTAATGAAAACTGGTGGCTTATCAGAGGCAATCAAAATTAACGATTTAGCACAGGCTTGTGGTATTAAAACTATGGTTGGTTGCATGATTGAGCCGGTTGAAAGTATTGCCGCAGCTGCTGCATTTGCTGTTGCAAATAAAAATGTTAAATTTATTGATCTCGATTCAATTTTTATGGCTACACAAGATCCCGATCTTGGTAAGTATTTAAAAATTAAAAATAATGAAATTATTCTAAAGGACTAAGACAATGCAACTGGCCAAGATTCAAAAACAAATAGAAAATAATCCTTGGAAAACAGCAATTACTATTCGTAAAAATAATCAAACGATTTTTGAAACTTCAAACGCTAATATGGTTTTTAAATCAGCTTCATTAATAAAATTAGGGATTGCTCTTTATATTGAAGAAGAAAAGCCTGATACAATTGACAATACTCTTAACCTATCTAGTGATGATATTGTTGGAGGAGCTGGCATTATCAATAGGCTAAGCATTAAATCATGGCAGATTAGTGATTTATTAGACCTGATGTTATCTGTTTCTGATAATACAGCTACTAATGCTTTATTGAATTATTACAACATAAATACTATTAATGATTATTTACAGCAAAATTTTCCAAACATTTCTTTAGGTAGATTTTTAATGAAAAAAAGCACTAAAGAAAATACTTGTACAGCAAATTCTATGATGGACGTTTTTGAAAAGCTGCTTGCAGCCAATAACAAAGTTAGTCATGTAGTTCTCAATGCCTTAAAGCACCAAGAAGTAAGAAATAAACTAGTAGCTTACAGCAATCCTAAGTATGAAGTCTTCAATAAAACTGGCGAGTTATTACATGAGCAGCATGATATAGCACGCTTTAAAGCAAACGCTGATGTGATTGATTGCTGCGTATTAACCAATTATCAAAGTCAAAAAGATTATGAAAATATTTTAAATATGATGCAAAAGATCGGAAAAATACTTACACACTAGAAAGAAGTATTTACAATGGAAATTAAAAACTTAACTACGGAGCAACGGAACCCCGCGACTATGCACATTGATTCCATGTCAACTATCGACATGGTCAAAACTATTAATAAAGAAGATCAAAAAGTCGCTGTAGCAGTCGGAACTCAAGACGACAAAATTGCCCAGGCAATAGATGAGGCAGCTAAGCGCTATAGCAAAGGTGGACGTTTAATCTATATCGGTGCTGGAACAAGCGGCCGTCTTGGCGTTTTAGATGCTGCCGAATTAGTTCCTACCTACGGTATCAAACCAGAACGCGCAATCGGATTAATTGCTGGCGGTAAAGGTGCGATGTATGTTGCTGTCGAAGGTGCTGAAGATTCACAAGATCTAGCAAAAAGAGATTTAAAAGATCTTAAACTAAATAAAAACGATATCGTCTTAGGGCTTGCTGCCAGTGGCCGCACTCCATATGTAATTGGCGGTCTTGACTATGCTAAAGCCATAGGTGCTCTAACTATTTCCATTGCCTGTGTTAAAGACTCTAAGATAGGCCATCACGCCGATATAGCTATTGAAGCTGTTGTTGGACCTGAAGCGATTACCGGTTCAACTAGGATGAAAGCCGGAACTGCTCAAAAGATGATTTTGAATATGATTTCTACCGGTGTCATGATTAAGCAAGGAAAAGTCTTTGAAAATGTCATGATTGATGTTAAACCTACTAATTCTAAGCTAATTGATCGTGCCTGTCGCATTATTCAAACTACTACTGGTGTATCTACCCCAGAAGCTAGAAATACTCTTGAGAAGGCGAATAATGATGTTGGTTTAGCAATTGTGATGCTGAAAACTAATTCTGATCTTAATCAGGCTAAAAACTTATTAAAAGCAGAAAACGGAAATGTCGCAGAAGTTTTAAATAAGTAGCTTGCTAGCTAAACAGAAGGGGCTTATAATACCTACCATTGCAATATATCAATTTACAATGTGAGGTGAAATTATGAGTCCTTTTTTCTTATTCATTTATCTGATTTTTGGTGGAATTTTAGGTGGCCTTCTCTCAACAATTGCAAGTATGGCGTCCCTTGCCACTTATCCAGTCCTCCTTTCAGTTGGTATTCCCCCAGTTTATGCAAATACTACTAATGATGCAGCCTTAATCTGGACTGGTGTTGGATCAACTGCATCTTCACTTAAAGAACTAAAGGGTCACTGGAAACAAGTTAGTTTCTATTCAATTTTTACAATTATTGGATCAGCTTTAGGCTGTATGCTTTTAATTCAATTTCCCGGAAAAATATTTGAGAAGATTGTTCCCTTCTGTATCGCTTTTTCTGGTTTAATGATTTTATTCAGTGGAGAAATTCATCTTGGAAATGAAAGTGATCATCCTAATCGCTTAGTTCAAGCTCTATCACTTTTATGCTTATTGATTGCTGGAGCTTACGCTGGTTACTTCGGTGCTGCTAGTGGCGTTTTAATGTTAGTTATCTTGAATGCAATCAGTGACGACGATTTTCTGACTGTTAATGCTATGAAAAACATTATTGGCGCACTATCAAACTTGGTTGCGCTGATCATTTACATGTTTACTGAAAAAATTTATTGGAACGCTGCTATTCCCTTGGCAATTGGAGCGTTGATTGGTAGTTACTTTGGGCCACGTATCATGCGCCACATTCCGGTTAAGATCATTCGTTTGGTAATTGCTGTTTTAGCTCTCATTCAAGCTGCTTACTTTGCTTATACTGCATATAAATAAAAAAAGATTTTTATCTAGGAAAAATAAATTGGCTTTGCGTAATAAACATATGGGATGACTTCCTCAAATATTTAAAAGATGATAAATTTTATGAATCTTATCATACATATTCTGATCAAGATAGGTCAAAACAATTGCAGGATGGCGTGACAAAGATTATCATTAATTCACAAGTTTCAGCTGAAGGTCAGAGCGAAGATTTAAAAGCCTTGGCTAAATTAATGAACAATGAACCTGTGAATTTAAATAAACATTTTGATTACGCGCAAAGAAGAATTAAAGAAATTAACGAAGATCCAGAAACGAGGGAAAAGATCATACTTTACGAAACGAGAATGCTAGAACGTGAACAAGCTGCAGGAAAAGCTGGATATGAACAAGGAATGAGACATGGCGTTGAACAAGGAAAAGTGGATTCTGCTAAAATTATTCTCGAAAATCAATTGAATAATGGCAGAACTTTGGAACAAGCTACGGAATTTGTGAAAAAATTGAAGCTGATTTCTGATAAAGATCTCGAAAAATTGATCAAAATATATAAATAAAATTGTCAAAAAATAATTCTTAAAACAACAAAAGATTGATTAATCTGCGTTACTAAAACGTTGGTTAATCAATCTTTTTATTTTTTCTAATCTATATCATCGCAAGCGGCGTCTTTTCAGTCGGCTGTGGGAAGTCATTATCTATTAATTTTATTTCGTCTGATGTTAATTTGATATCTTGAGCAGCAATATTCTCCTTCATATGCTTAACCGTTCCCGCTTTAGGAATCGATAAAACATTACCATGTCTTAAAGTCCAAGCTAACATAATTTGGTGCGGAGTTACATTGTGCGCACGAGCTACTATTTTAAGATTATTAGTAATCCTAATCGAATCGCCTTTACCTGAGTTAAATGGAGAATACCCAATAAAACTGACGCTATGCTTTTCTTGCCAAGGTAAAACATCGTACTCTACCCCGCGTTCAGAAAGATTATACAGGTCTTCATTAGCAAAACAATCCTTGCCACCTGGAACACTAAACAGTTCTTCTAAGTCAGCTACATCAAAGTTAGATACACCCCAATGGCGAATTAAGCCTTCCTTTTGTAATTCTTTTAATCCACGTACTGTCTCAGATAAACGCTTATCGCCACGCCAATGAAGCAGATACAAGTCTAAATAATCAGTTCCTAGTCGTTTTAAACTCTTTTCTAAGCTCTGACGCTCTAA of the Lactobacillus gasseri ATCC 33323 = JCM 1131 genome contains:
- a CDS encoding BMP family ABC transporter substrate-binding protein → MKLNKKFSLLLIASMIFLSLSACSKPTHEDQTNKKLTNHIALISDTNGIKDNSLNQSAWQGVKNYGTKNNLVEGNKGYNYFVPKDPKDYQATISKALDNDFSTIIGVGYTLRPNIIKAAKNNPKKNFVIIDTHASKIKNLASISFKNQEGAYLAGVAAAYTTKSHTVGLILGQDSKEMDSFKAGFTQGVAATSRKLHKHIKVLTQTVGNFSDANKAHDIAQEMYSKKADIIFQAAGKSGQGVFKAAKEVNQANPVGQKVWVIGSDEDQTKLGNYQAKGGQPANFTLTSVIKSADVAVEDLANQTAKGDFPGGKNLNYGLKNKGISLVQGNLSYHTWIKVQKAKQKIIDGKIKIMVDR
- a CDS encoding proline iminopeptidase-family hydrolase; translation: MANESKIVTLKNGYHVWTRKEGHGPIKILLLHGGPGMDHEYLEPFSDYIKIHPEIEIIYYDQLGSYFSDQPNDPKLWTIPRFIEEIEEVRKAWNLDQFYLYGQSFGGLFALEYAASKYGKHVKALIDSNMVDSYQDYAKYINKYRESMDPADVSYMKKQEEQHNYNDPHYQELLMKLYHRCICRISPWPDAVQRTFDHMNEQVYVTLQGPTEFNITGSCKNWTIRDRLSKITMPTLVLGGKYDSMNPDDIKALADRLPNGTAHICPNGSHFSIFDDQEDYFNAITNFITSVEKE
- a CDS encoding serine hydrolase domain-containing protein produces the protein MKNTNEISILMKQAITDCATPGISYALEDIKNKIVETSFLGYKTYDKEIPLKDGDVYDLASLTKVVGVTSRILQLLGKKIIDLDDKVSKYFPQISYPDITIKNLLLHNSGLAADLSNVYSYANKDEVIDAIFKQKLIYPTGTDMIYSDLNFILLGMIIEKVDKESLDESLKVHVFEPLKMNSTGYCLNKNKQDFVPTEKTDQRGLIQGEVHDETAYMLNGVSGNAGLFSTIGDLKKFCIMYLQKGRYKDKTIIPSDIINVLFKYNFMGRTLGWQRWNKNSKTLWHTGFTGTSIALDLDHSTFFICLTNRVNPTRRNQKWINVRRLAVSLFFNSPEQLP
- a CDS encoding PTS sugar transporter subunit IIC is translated as MAKFNAAKITSKMSKLAGNRYFVAIRDGMAVIIPVAIVGSFFTIISQFPIDSWKKFITPYLPALQVPVTFSIGMMALYSCYAMAAALAEHYQLDRNSSATVATMAFFILAVSPGTLTAKAAKLSGMLAGTVLPSTNFGAQGLFTAMLVSMISVEIIRWFKEKNLVIKMPDGVPPAVSNSFVSLVPASVIIILAWVIKEVLHFDLNAGLLAILSPLSNFGKDNFISSVIPPFFNSLFWLFGIHGAITSTPIYPYWYKNLDANMASIAHGVSAANAPRFMTEQFFQWFVYIGGSGTILGLCILLAFMSKSSFGKTLGKAVIIPSIFNINEPIIFGLPIVLNPYFAIPFVVTPMVTGALTYFAMALHLVSRTIALVPWTLPGPIGAYMATGFDWRAAVLSIINVIISIVIYYPFFKVWDKKQLEKEAKDSASKSTNTEASKGNNVEAINLTDNNLSVESSSLKTTISTKIIALFDTLNKFKRLAKENA
- a CDS encoding BadF/BadG/BcrA/BcrD ATPase family protein; translation: MSYVIGIDSGGTHITATAYKDNIAIATTTAGPGNIFLDPQQTIKNLINVITEISEKLSSNTCNLILIGIAGLESADNPQPYLDKINDHFKSLTKNIIFISDAKLALINGLEGKDGFLAIAGTGSIVYGKQKNKYLRAGGWGYLLDDIGSGYRISQEAVTTALEKMDRGENSSLTPAILEYFKADNLKNIVSEYYKLNRTEIAAFSLKLAQEADRQNDEAIMILQHQADLLADEIIHLIERYPQESISLNLALSGSVLVNNLIIQKEIASKVKHVYPTIKIMVSDRSNTAAVNYIQ
- a CDS encoding DUF871 domain-containing protein encodes the protein MTMRNLGLSIYPDHSNYDDNVQYLELGHKYGFKRIFMSMLEVQGSVEETKEKYKKIISMGNRLGYQTFLDVSPRIFKDLKIDYHDLSFFHDIGATGLRLDQAFDGATEALMSYNPYNLIIELNMSNNVDYLNNIISYQANTPYIYGCHNFYPQKGTALPYDFFVECSKRFKKFNIHTAAFVTSQVGKMGPWNVTDGLPTLEEDRYLPIQVQAKQLWATGLIDDVIIGNAYASGEELKALSEVNPYQLVLHVNYVPKINDIEKTIVEKPQHFRRGDMNSIVIRSTMPRVTYKDIPNPAHDNEQEFKRGDVLIGNDSFGIYKNELQIVLKPHMESRKNKVGEISKDELFLLDFIKPWTKFKLSSK
- a CDS encoding alpha/beta hydrolase, which encodes MSTIITSTLYSPHLKLDWNYDIYLPDQVNVQQKYPLLLMLHGLYGNHTNFLDTNRIDSKNILDNLMRNTKKKIIVAFVDGFNSFYINSPYGFKMETAIIQDLLPYLIQQYPIATKIGIGGISMGGYGASRLALKYPQIFSAAFLISPAVWNIKHIPHFIHNSIHTFQDEQHSWSENFYNKIYPTTYLSPISNKINFYIESSKTDNVVPIEDVICFAQKVSSNQNRVQLITDSFGAHEWSYWQKAIVPAYIWMIDQLEQKKGVIN
- a CDS encoding dipeptide epimerase, which produces MNLKIKNITCSIKKVPLKRPFITALHKVTEIEGLKIVVELSDGQTGTGTATPNEKVTGDTLQSSLDIVNQVIKPALINQDFKNWNKLLTTLQTCIVHNTAAKAAMDIALYQLKAKENNESLVNLLGSEKGKLTTDYTISIGSDDHMVSEAKSLVKDGFTAIKIKLGNNSVSHDIKTIQKISKAVGPDISLRIDCNQAWNYKDTLKASRIWAQDNLNIDFIEQPVLKDAISDLTLLSENSPYPIMADESVASYQDAINLIKHHACDYINIKLMKTGGLSEAIKINDLAQACGIKTMVGCMIEPVESIAAAAAFAVANKNVKFIDLDSIFMATQDPDLGKYLKIKNNEIILKD
- a CDS encoding serine hydrolase, with the translated sequence MQLAKIQKQIENNPWKTAITIRKNNQTIFETSNANMVFKSASLIKLGIALYIEEEKPDTIDNTLNLSSDDIVGGAGIINRLSIKSWQISDLLDLMLSVSDNTATNALLNYYNINTINDYLQQNFPNISLGRFLMKKSTKENTCTANSMMDVFEKLLAANNKVSHVVLNALKHQEVRNKLVAYSNPKYEVFNKTGELLHEQHDIARFKANADVIDCCVLTNYQSQKDYENILNMMQKIGKILTH
- the murQ gene encoding N-acetylmuramic acid 6-phosphate etherase produces the protein MEIKNLTTEQRNPATMHIDSMSTIDMVKTINKEDQKVAVAVGTQDDKIAQAIDEAAKRYSKGGRLIYIGAGTSGRLGVLDAAELVPTYGIKPERAIGLIAGGKGAMYVAVEGAEDSQDLAKRDLKDLKLNKNDIVLGLAASGRTPYVIGGLDYAKAIGALTISIACVKDSKIGHHADIAIEAVVGPEAITGSTRMKAGTAQKMILNMISTGVMIKQGKVFENVMIDVKPTNSKLIDRACRIIQTTTGVSTPEARNTLEKANNDVGLAIVMLKTNSDLNQAKNLLKAENGNVAEVLNK